In Chaetodon trifascialis isolate fChaTrf1 chromosome 4, fChaTrf1.hap1, whole genome shotgun sequence, one DNA window encodes the following:
- the agxta gene encoding alanine--glyoxylate and serine--pyruvate aminotransferase a, with product MSSVSVPPPKRLQKPLVVPHRHMFGPGPSNVPPRILEAGAKPVIGHMHPEIFEIMSDIKSGIQYMFQTQNSMTLAVSGTGHTAMECAIFNTVEAGDCVLSAVNGIWGERAAEMAERVGARVNTIVAPPGGFFTNAEIEKALSRYRPAVFFLAHGESSTGVLHPLDGIGQLCHKYGCLFLVDSVASMGGAPLYMDQQEIDILYTGSQKVLNAPPGTAPISFSERACQKIFNRRTKPVSFFLDLSWLANYWGCDDKPARVYHHTGPVTAFYSLRESLAVLVEEGLENSWDRHEKVAEYFHTGLENIGLKLFVKEKVTRLPTVTTIVAPHGYDWKEITTYIMKTHNLEISGGLGPSVGLVLRVGLMGCNSSKASVDMVLAALKDALKHCHKSKV from the exons ATGTCGTCCGTCTCTGTGCCGCCACCAAAACGCCTGCAGAAACCGCTGGTGGTTCCACATCGTCACATGTTCGGACCGGGACCTTCCAACGTTCCTCCACGAATCCTGGAGGCGGGGGCCAAGCCTGTCATTGGACATATGCACCCAGAGATATTTGAG aTAATGAGTGACATCAAAAGTGGAATCCAGTACATGTTCCAGACTCAGAACAGCATGACCTTAGCTGTGAGCGGCACTGGCCACACCGCCATGGAGTGCGCCATCTTCAACACAGTGGAGGCGGGAGACTGCGTGCTGAGCGCCGTCAACGGCATATGGGGAGAGCGAGCAGCAGAAATGGCTGAGAGGGTTG GTGCCAGAGTAAATACCATTGTGGCGCCCCCTGGTGGCTTCTTCACTAATGCAGAAATTGAGAAG GCCTTATCCAGATACAGACCAGCGGTGTTCTTCCTCGCACACGGAGAATCTTCTACAGGAGTCCTGCATCCTTTAGACGGCATCGGACAGCTGTGCCATAA GTACGGCTGCTTGTTTCTGGTTGACTCTGTGGCGTCAATGGGAGGCGCCCCTCTGTACATGGACCAGCAAG aaatagACATCCTGTACACAGGCTCCCAGAAGGTGTTGAATGCTCCTCCGGGCACAGCACCCATCTCCTTCAGTGAAAGAGCATG CCAGAAAATATTCAACCGGAGGACAAAGCCTGTGTCCTTCTTCTTGGATTTGAGTTGGCTTGCAAACTACTGGGGATGTGATGACAAGCCGGCGAGAGT ATATCACCACACAGGGCCGGTCACTGCTTTCTACTCTCTCAGGGAGAGTCTGGCTGTCCTTGTTGAAGAG GGTTTGGAGAATTCATGGGACAGACATGAAAAAGTGGCGGAGTATTTCCACACAGGCCTCGAGAACATAGGTCTCAAACTCTTCGTCaaagaaaaagtga CGAGACTGCCCACAGTTACCACCATTGTTGCTCCTCATGGGTATGACTGGAAGGAGATCACAACGTACATCATGAAAACACATAATTTAGAGATTTCCGGAGGGCTTGGACCATCAGTTGGCCTG GTGCTGCGTGTGGGATTGATGGGGTGTAACAGCAGCAAGGCCAGTGTTGACATGGTGCTGGCAGCACTGAAAGACGCTCTGAAACACTGCCATAAAAGCAAAGTGTAA